The nucleotide window GCGCGGTACGCGGTGATTTTTTCTTCGATGTAGGCGCGCATTTCATGACGGCGAATGCGAAAAAGTTCTCGCTCGGTTTCCATCCACAAAAATTTTGACCCACATAAAAAACGTGATTCAAGCATGGCGGTTTTGATAGTTAAATCTTCCTTGCTAGCCTCTAGTAGCTCTTCTGCTTTGTGGGTGCGGTGTCCTAGTTTCATGCCTGCATCCCATGCAAGGTAGAGCATGGCGGTGATGATGGGTTCGATGTTGTAGCCCTTGACCTCCTTGTAGACAATCATCAAATCAATATCCGAATAGACACACAACTCTTCACGACCGTAGCTTCCCATGGCCACAAGAGTAATGGGAATGGTGTTGTGCAGGGGCATGTAATTGCCAAAAAATTGGCGCAAGGTGACTTTGTAGATAACCTTCATGAAAGCATCAATGGACTTGGTGTGTTTGACTAAAAAATCCTTGCCCTGAGTTTGTTCAAAAAGAGCGTCCAAGGAGCCAAGATAGGTCTTGATATGGTGCTTGATGAGTTTAGAGATTTCAAAATCACTCGCACCTTGGTCAATGAGTGTTTCGATGTGGTGTTCGAGTTCCATAGCACATTCCTTGGGTCAAATCATCTTAGAATGATACAATAATCACCTACCTTTAAGGGTGCTAGTTTATAATCACTCCACTACAATTTCAAAGGATGGGCATGAGAGAAAAGGCATATACGCAACGATTTCCTGATAGTAAAGGGTATTTTGGCAAATTTGGCGGGGCATTTTTGCCGCCTCAACTTATTGAACAATTTGAAAAAATAGAACAAGCGTACTTAACCATCGGCAATTCCCATGATTTTATCATGAAACTTCGTGACATTCGCAAGCATTTTCAAGGACGCCCCACGCCGGTGTATTATGCTAAGCGTTTAACAGAGCACGTGGGTGGCGCGCGCATTTACCTCAAGCGTGAAGACTTAAACCACACAGGTGCCCACAAGCTCAACCACTGTATGGGCGAGGCACTTTTAGCGTCGTATCTGGGTAAGAAAAAGCTCATCGCCGAAACGGGTGCAGGACAGCATGGTGTGGCGCTAGCGACTGCGGCGGCCTATTTTGGGCTAGAGTGCGAGATTCATATGGGCGAAGTGGACATCGCCAAAGAGCACCCCAATGTCATTCGCATGCGCACCCTTGGCGCTAAAGTTGTGCCCGTTTCTTTTGGGCAACGCACCCTTAAAGAAGCGGTGGATTCGGCCTTTGAAGCGTACTTAAAGGACCCCGAAAACAGCATCTATGCTATCGGTTCAGTAGTAGGGCCACACCCCTTTCCACGTATGGTGCGGGATTTTCAAAGCGTGGTAGGCATTGAGGCTAGGGAGCAGTTTCAAGAAATGACGGGCAACTTGCCAGACAACCTCGTTGCGTGCGTGGGCGGGGGCAGTAACGCCATGGGCCTTTTTAGCGCGTTTATCGATGACCCGTGTGAGATTTACGCGGTGGAACCCATGGGAAGAGGCGCGAAGCTGGGCGAACATGCGGCAAGCTTGACCTACGGCAGCGAAGGCGTGTTGCACGGGTTTAATTCCATCATGCTTAAAGACGATGCGGGTGAGCCTGCGGCGGTGTATTCGATTGCCAGTGGGTTGGATTATCCTTCGGTGGGGCCAGAACATGCCTACCTAAGCTCCATCGGGCGCACCAAGATTGCCACGGCTAATGATGAAGAGACCATTCGTGCTTTTTACATGCTTTCACGGTTTGAGGGCATCATTCCCGCCCTTGAGAGTGCCCATGCGGTGGCTTTTGCCATGAGGCTAGCCAAAGAAAAACCCTTTGAGTCTATCTTGGTAAACTTGAGTGGGCGTGGCGATAAAGACATCGATTTTGTCACCGAAAACTACCCGCCAGAAGCTTACATGTAAAGGTATGCAGGGTTAAGTGTTTTTGCTTAACCCTGTTTTTCTAAGAGCGGCATAATTTCTTTTTGGGTACACTATCCTTTTTCACCACAGGGATAACCATGACACACCTTTTGGATGCGCTTGAATCAGGCCGTAGGCTAAGCCAAAGCGAGGGCGAAGCGCTGTATGATTTGGATCTTTTTACCTTAGGTCACTACGCTAACCGCGCCAGACGCGCGCGCTTTGGAAATCAGGTTTTTTTCAACATCAACCGCCACATCAACCCCACCAACATTTGCGCCGATGTGTGCAAATTTTGTGCCTTTAGCGCGAACCGCAAAAACCCCAACCCTTACACCATGACCCACGAAGAAATCCTGAGTGCCGTAGAGGGCTCGGTTGCCAATGGCGCCAAAGAAGTCCACATCGTCTCTGCGCACCATCCTGATGCAGGACTTGCATGGTACATGGATATTTTCAAAAAAATCAAACAAACATTTCCTTCTTTACATGTAAAGGCTATGACCGCCGCAGAAGTCGATTATTTGGCGCGAACCTATGGGCTTAGCTACGACGCGTTGCTGGATATTATGCTAGAAAATGGTGTGGATTCCATGCCTGGAGGTGGCGCAGAAGTCTTTGACGAAGAGGTGCGCGCGCGTATTTGTAAGGGAAAAGTCAGCTCTCAGGGATGGCTAGAAATCCATCAAAAATGGCACGAACGGGGCCGCATGTCTAACGCCACCATGCTTTTTGGACACGTAGAAACCAGGGCACACCGCATCGACCACATGGTGCGGTTGCGGGAACTTCAGGACAAAACGGGCGGTTTTAACGCATTTATCCCCCTTGTCTACCAGCGAGGCAACAACTACCTCAATGTCACCGAATTTTTAGGTTCTCAAGAGATTTTAAAAACCATGGCCATTAGCCGTTTGATGTTGGATAATTTGCCGCACATTAAAGCCTATTGGGTCACTTCTACTATCAACCTTGCCCTTGTCGCTCAAGAATTCGGTGCGGACGATTTGGACGGCACTATCGAAAAAGAGTCTATTCAATCCGCCGCTGGAGCCGCAAGTGCCTCAGGAATGCGCCTGAAAGACTTTGTGGATCTTATCCATACCAGCGGGTTTGTGCCTGTTGAGCGCGACAGTCTTTATAATGAAATCAAACGTTACATGTAAAAATCAAAACACATCAAGGAGTCCGCGTGGATTTTTTTAAGTTACAAAGCCATGGCACTACCGTCAAAACGGAAGCAATGGCAGGGTTTACCACTTTTTTGACGATGCTCTACATCGTCCCAGTCAATGCCATCATTATGAGTAATGCAGGCATGCCCATGGATGCGCTCATCACTGCAACAGCGCTCATCACTATTTTTGCCACTATTCTTAATGGTGTTTGGGCTAATACACCCATCGCCATGAGTGTGGGCATGGGGCTCAATGCGTACTTCACTTTTGGTTTGGTGTTAGGCATGCAAATCCCGTGGCAAACGGCACTTGGGGTTGTCTTTCTCTCAGGTATTATTTTTCTCGCCCTTTCTTTGACGCGCTTTCGGGTGTGGATTATGGAGAGTGTGCCTAAAGACTTGCGCCGCGCTATTAGTGCGGGGATTGGCGCGTTCATCGCATTTATTGGCTTAAAACAGATGGGTATGGTGGTTGCAAATCCTGCGGTGATTGTAGGCCTTGGCGATTTTAAAGACCCCAATGTCCTTTTAGGTGTCTTGGGCCTCGTGCTTATTTTTGCTTTTTACGCATGGAAAGTAAAAGGTGCCTTTATCATTGCTGTGCTTGTTGCTTCCGTAGTAGCATGGGTGAGCGGACTTGCGGCGTATCCTACAGAGGTGTTTTCTATGCCCGCTTCCATCGCGCCGATTATGTTTGAACTTGATATCCTCTCAGCCCTTAGTCTCGCGCTTTTGCCTGTGATTATCACCTTTTTGATTACGGATATGTTTGATTCCCTTGGTACCCTTGCGGGTGTGGGGTACCGCGCAGGGATTTTTAAAGAAGATGGTAAAGAGTTGCAAAAAACCCTCGAAGCAGACGCGGGTGCTACGGTGGTAGGGACTTTGCTTGGGGTTTCTACGACGACGAGCTTTATTGAAAGTGCGAGTGGAGTAGAAGAGGGCGGTCGCACGGGCTTGACAGCGGTGTTTACGGGCCTGTTTTTTATTTTTACTCTCTTTATGCTACCGTTGTTTAAAGCTATCCCGCCCAATGCCATTTACCCCGTGCTTGTGATGGTTGGGGTGCTCATGTTTAGTGAGCTTGCCAACATCGACTTTAAAGACCTTGCCACCTCGTGCGCAACCTTTTTAATTGTCATCATGATGCCTTTGACTTTTTCTATTACCAATGGCTTGGCGTTCGGGTTTATCTCTTTTGTGCTTATTAAACTCATTCAGCGAGAGTATTCGGTGATTAATCCGGGCATCATCACGTTAGCACTCATCAGTGTGCTCGCCTTTTTATTTCATTAAGAACTAAGGAACCCTTGTGCAATTTTACAGTTACGAAGAATTTTGTGTCGATGTGAATGTGTTGGCAAAAGAGGTGAAAGCCTCTTTTGCGCCTGAGGCGATTGTGGCTATTGCTAGAGGTGGGATGACGTTGGGGCATTTTTTGGCTGAAGCTTTGGAGATGCGCGATTTGTACGCGATTAACTCGATCCACTATGAAGAGACCCGAAAACTTGACACCATTGAGGTGTTCAATGTCCCCAATCTTTCCAAGGTCACGCGGGTGCTTGTGGTAGATGATATCATCGACAGCGGTGAGACGATGATTGAGATTAAGCGGGTTTTGCTTGAAAAATACCCCCATATAGAGCTCAAAGTTGCCGCTGTTTTTTACAAGGAAAAAGCTTTGCTTCGACCTGATTTTGCAGCACGCGAAGCGACGCAGTGGATTAAGTTTTTCTGGGATTTTGAAATCGACGGCGGAGCCTAAAGATAGGGTGCTTTGCACATGTTGATTACTGCTTGTTTTGCCTCTTGGCGCGCTTGGCTTAAAATGGCTTGTTTTTAGACTACGCCAAGGAGTGAAAAAAGGTATAATGCAGTAAGTTTGAACCCAAAGGAACACCAAGTATGGTTTTAATGATTGATAACTATGACAGCTTCACTTACAACATTGTGCAGTATTGCCTAGAGCTCGGTGCAACACTGAAAGTGATTCGCAACGATGAGCTAACGTTGCAAGAGATAGAAGCGCTAAATCCTGAAAAAATCATCATCTCTCCCGGTCCAGCCACACCCAACGAAGCAGGAGTGAGTTTGGATGTAATTAAACATTTTGCGGGAAAAGTACCCATTCTTGGGATTTGTTTGGGGCACCAGGCCATCGCACAAGCCTTTGGCGGTGAAGTGATTCGCGCCAAAAATATGATGCATGGCAAAACGTCGCGGATAAAGCAACATGCCCCTACGTGTTTGTTTGAAGGCATCCCTGAAGCTTTTATTACTACACGCTATCACTCTTTAGTGGTTAATCAAGAGAACTTACCTGAATGCATCACGCCAACGGCATACAGTGCAGATGATGGCGAAATCATGGCGCTTGAAGTCAAAGGGATGCCAGTCTATGGCGTGCAATTTCACCCCGAGTCTATTTTGAGCGAACATGGTTATGATATTCTGAGGAATTTTTTAAAGCAATGAGTGAAACACGGGCTCTCGGGCTCCTTTTTGGAATACATACTCTGTTTTTACTTTATGGTATTAGTCAACTCTCTATTAGTTACCACGAAGCAGTGGTTTTTTTTCAGACTGAGGGAGTGTTGCACCATCTTGTGCGCTTTTCTTCTGCACTTTTTGGGCAAAACGACTGGGCATTGCGGCTCCCTTTTGTGTTTATTCATCTTCTCTCCACTCTTTTGCTCTACAAGATAGCCAAGCCACTTTTAAAGCGAAAAATCGACCGACTTTTTAGCGTGCTTATTTACCTTATGCTCCCTGGCATTAGTGCGGCAGCATTGTTGGTCAATGAGGCATCTTTGACTATTTTGCTCACCCTTTTGTTTGTCTGGCTTCACCAAAACAACTACCGCATAGTTTCACTGGTTGTGCTTTGCTTGTCTTTGGCGGTCGATAACTCTTTTGCTATTTTTTATCTTGCACTCTTTTTCTATGGGATAGCAGTAAAAGACCGTTCGCTGTTTGTGATTGCTTTGATTTTATTTGGACTTTCTATGTCTTTTTACGGTTTTGATACAGGCGGAAAACCTAAAGGATACTTTTTAGACACCTTTGGGGTTTATGCAGCGGCGTTTTCACCGCTCTTTTTTTTGTATTACATGTATGCAATTTACCGTATTGCCATTAAAGAGAAAAAAGAGATACTCTGGTACATTACTTTTGTAGCCTTTGCGTTTTCATTTTTGCTCTCCTTGCGTCAGCAGTTGATGTTGGAAGATTTTATTCCCTTTGCTGTGATTGCCGTGCCTTTAGTGGTGCGCGTTTTTTTCAATAGCTTCAGAGTGCGCCTACCAAGACACCGGTGCTGGCATGCCTCCTTGGCAATGGTTGTCATGTTTGCGCTGAGTATCAACTTTGTTATGACTATTTTTAATAAGCCACTCTATCACCTTGTGAAAGAATCAGATAAACATTTTGTTTACAATTACCACGTTGCTAAAGAATTGGCACAATGGCTCCATGACGAAAGTATTGATGCTGTTGATGCCAATGATGCAAAACTTCAACTCAGGCTTCAGTTTTATGGTGTTCAAAGCAGCAAAACACTGCTGCTACAAGAAGTCGCCAATAGTGAAAAAACAAATCAAAATGATTTTTTGCTCAGTTATGCTGGAAAAAAAATAGCGCATTATCGCATTTTCCCTAAAAATCCCGACAGGGCTATCCCGTGAAAAAGCTACCAAGAACCCCTGCCTTTACCATGCTAGAGTTAGTGTTTGTGATTGTTGTGATCGGCATCATCTCCGTTGTCGCTCTTCCGCGGATGAGCGACAACAACCTTCGCACAGCTGCTGATCAAGTGGTGAGTCACATCCGCTATACGCAGCATTTAGCCATGCAAGACGATAAGTTTGACCCTGGTGATCTGGAGTGGTTTAAAGGGAGTTGGACAATCCGATTTTATGAAAACCTTTCCTTCACCAATACAGCTTGTCCTAAGGATAGAGATAAAGACGAGAAGGAATTTGAGGGCGTATGGGCATACGTTATTTTTTCTGACAAACCCAGTTATACGAGAAATCCAAATTTGACCGAAATGGCAAGAAATCCAGAAAATCCAAGCCAATTTTTGTCTGGTGGGTATAATAACACCCTGTGTGTTGATAACAGTGATAATGGTGTGAATGCTCAGTCTATGCCTCAACTCAGACTTCGCGAAGAGTATGGTATTACAAGTATAATCTTTAGTGGAGGCTGTCGATCCAATATTCAATATATTAGTTTTGACTCCTTGGGAAGACCCT belongs to Sulfurospirillum tamanense and includes:
- the trpB gene encoding tryptophan synthase subunit beta, encoding MREKAYTQRFPDSKGYFGKFGGAFLPPQLIEQFEKIEQAYLTIGNSHDFIMKLRDIRKHFQGRPTPVYYAKRLTEHVGGARIYLKREDLNHTGAHKLNHCMGEALLASYLGKKKLIAETGAGQHGVALATAAAYFGLECEIHMGEVDIAKEHPNVIRMRTLGAKVVPVSFGQRTLKEAVDSAFEAYLKDPENSIYAIGSVVGPHPFPRMVRDFQSVVGIEAREQFQEMTGNLPDNLVACVGGGSNAMGLFSAFIDDPCEIYAVEPMGRGAKLGEHAASLTYGSEGVLHGFNSIMLKDDAGEPAAVYSIASGLDYPSVGPEHAYLSSIGRTKIATANDEETIRAFYMLSRFEGIIPALESAHAVAFAMRLAKEKPFESILVNLSGRGDKDIDFVTENYPPEAYM
- the mqnE gene encoding aminofutalosine synthase MqnE encodes the protein MTHLLDALESGRRLSQSEGEALYDLDLFTLGHYANRARRARFGNQVFFNINRHINPTNICADVCKFCAFSANRKNPNPYTMTHEEILSAVEGSVANGAKEVHIVSAHHPDAGLAWYMDIFKKIKQTFPSLHVKAMTAAEVDYLARTYGLSYDALLDIMLENGVDSMPGGGAEVFDEEVRARICKGKVSSQGWLEIHQKWHERGRMSNATMLFGHVETRAHRIDHMVRLRELQDKTGGFNAFIPLVYQRGNNYLNVTEFLGSQEILKTMAISRLMLDNLPHIKAYWVTSTINLALVAQEFGADDLDGTIEKESIQSAAGAASASGMRLKDFVDLIHTSGFVPVERDSLYNEIKRYM
- a CDS encoding NCS2 family permease; amino-acid sequence: MDFFKLQSHGTTVKTEAMAGFTTFLTMLYIVPVNAIIMSNAGMPMDALITATALITIFATILNGVWANTPIAMSVGMGLNAYFTFGLVLGMQIPWQTALGVVFLSGIIFLALSLTRFRVWIMESVPKDLRRAISAGIGAFIAFIGLKQMGMVVANPAVIVGLGDFKDPNVLLGVLGLVLIFAFYAWKVKGAFIIAVLVASVVAWVSGLAAYPTEVFSMPASIAPIMFELDILSALSLALLPVIITFLITDMFDSLGTLAGVGYRAGIFKEDGKELQKTLEADAGATVVGTLLGVSTTTSFIESASGVEEGGRTGLTAVFTGLFFIFTLFMLPLFKAIPPNAIYPVLVMVGVLMFSELANIDFKDLATSCATFLIVIMMPLTFSITNGLAFGFISFVLIKLIQREYSVINPGIITLALISVLAFLFH
- a CDS encoding phosphoribosyltransferase translates to MQFYSYEEFCVDVNVLAKEVKASFAPEAIVAIARGGMTLGHFLAEALEMRDLYAINSIHYEETRKLDTIEVFNVPNLSKVTRVLVVDDIIDSGETMIEIKRVLLEKYPHIELKVAAVFYKEKALLRPDFAAREATQWIKFFWDFEIDGGA
- a CDS encoding aminodeoxychorismate/anthranilate synthase component II; amino-acid sequence: MVLMIDNYDSFTYNIVQYCLELGATLKVIRNDELTLQEIEALNPEKIIISPGPATPNEAGVSLDVIKHFAGKVPILGICLGHQAIAQAFGGEVIRAKNMMHGKTSRIKQHAPTCLFEGIPEAFITTRYHSLVVNQENLPECITPTAYSADDGEIMALEVKGMPVYGVQFHPESILSEHGYDILRNFLKQ
- a CDS encoding glycosyltransferase family 39 protein, giving the protein MSETRALGLLFGIHTLFLLYGISQLSISYHEAVVFFQTEGVLHHLVRFSSALFGQNDWALRLPFVFIHLLSTLLLYKIAKPLLKRKIDRLFSVLIYLMLPGISAAALLVNEASLTILLTLLFVWLHQNNYRIVSLVVLCLSLAVDNSFAIFYLALFFYGIAVKDRSLFVIALILFGLSMSFYGFDTGGKPKGYFLDTFGVYAAAFSPLFFLYYMYAIYRIAIKEKKEILWYITFVAFAFSFLLSLRQQLMLEDFIPFAVIAVPLVVRVFFNSFRVRLPRHRCWHASLAMVVMFALSINFVMTIFNKPLYHLVKESDKHFVYNYHVAKELAQWLHDESIDAVDANDAKLQLRLQFYGVQSSKTLLLQEVANSEKTNQNDFLLSYAGKKIAHYRIFPKNPDRAIP
- a CDS encoding prepilin-type N-terminal cleavage/methylation domain-containing protein, which produces MKKLPRTPAFTMLELVFVIVVIGIISVVALPRMSDNNLRTAADQVVSHIRYTQHLAMQDDKFDPGDLEWFKGSWTIRFYENLSFTNTACPKDRDKDEKEFEGVWAYVIFSDKPSYTRNPNLTEMARNPENPSQFLSGGYNNTLCVDNSDNGVNAQSMPQLRLREEYGITSIIFSGGCRSNIQYISFDSLGRPSNSFANTLPYELASPGWHKLLTQQCRIILSNETDSITIAIEPETGFVHIL